From Salvia splendens isolate huo1 chromosome 3, SspV2, whole genome shotgun sequence, a single genomic window includes:
- the LOC121797355 gene encoding tetraspanin-8-like: MRVSNNLVGILNLVTLLLSIPIIGGGIWLSKQANTECERFLDKPVIVLGVFVLLVSIAGLVGSCCRVTWLLWVYLLVMFLLILLLFCFTIFAFVVTNKGAGQALSDKGYKEYRLGDYSNWLQNRVNDNWGKIRSCLEDSKICQKLLTDNSTPAADFYKEHLSSLQSGCCKPSNDCNFQYISPTNWTKGATAALGNPDCEIWSNDANKLCYACDSCKAGLLDNIKSDWKRVAVINIVFLVFLVIVYTVGCCAFRNNREDNSYKRYP; this comes from the exons ATGCGCGTGAGCAACAATCTAGTGGGAATTCTGAACTTGGTGACGCTATTGCTCTCGATTCCGATCATCGGCGGCGGGATATGGCTCTCGAAGCAGGCGAACACCGAGTGCGAGCGCTTCCTCGACAAGCCGGTGATCGTGCTCGGGGTTTTCGTGCTGCTGGTGTCGATCGCGGGGCTGGTGGGGTCGTGCTGCCGCGTTACGTGGCTGCTGTGGGTGTACCTGCTGGTGATGTTTCTGCTCATCCTTCTGCTCTTCTGCTTCACGATCTTCGCCTTCGTCGTCACCAACAAGGGCGCCGGCCAAGCCCTCTCCGATAAAGGATACAAGGAGTATCGACTTGGCGATTACTCCAATTGGTTGCAGAATCGAGTCAACGACAATTGGGGTAAGATCCGGAGCTGTTTGGAGGATAGCAAAATTTGCCAGAAGCTGCTTACCGATAACTCAACTCCTGCAGCCGATTTCTACAAGGAGCATCTCTCTTCGCTTCAG TCGGGATGCTGCAAGCCATCAAACGACTGCAACTTCCAATACATCAGCCCGACAAATTGGACGAAGGGCGCAACTGCGGCATTAGGGAATCCGGACTGCGAGATATGGAGCAACGATGCGAATAAGCTGTGCTACGCGTGCGACTCGTGCAAGGCGGGGCTGCTGGATAACATAAAGAGTGATTGGAAGAGGGTGGCAGTGATCAACATAGTGTTCCTGGTGTTTCTGGTGATCGTGTACACGGTGGGATGCTGTGCCTTCA